A genome region from Pyrenophora tritici-repentis strain M4 chromosome 9, whole genome shotgun sequence includes the following:
- a CDS encoding GTPase SAR1 and related small G protein, translating to MAQQQQNGEPVMRRKLVIIGDGACGKTSLLSVFTLGYFPTRYVPTVFENYVTDCRVDGKSVQLALWDTAGQEDYERLRPLAYSKAHVILIGFSVDSPDSLDNVKHKWAEEARERCPTVPIILVGLKKDLREDPLAQEEMRKKSLKFTTPKQGSDMKEMIGARKYLECSSLTGDGVDDVFEAATRAALLSVDKKENPGCGCVVL from the exons ATGgcacagcagcagcagaaTGGCGAGCCTGTCATGCGCAG GAAGTTGGTCATCATTGGCGATGGTGCTTGCGGAAAGACCAGTCTTCTCAGCGTCTTTACTCTCGGCTACTTTCCAACC CGATATGTCCCAACAGTCTTTGAAAACTACGTCACTGACTGCAGAGTAGACGGCAAGTCTGTTCAGCTCGCGCTATGGGATACTGCAGGACAAGAAGACTACGAACGCTTACGCCCGTTGGCATACAGCAAAGCACATGTCATCCTCATCGGTTTCTCGGTCGACTCGCCCGACTCGCTGGATAACGTAAAGCACAAGTGGGCGGAGGAGGCCCGTGAGCGCTGTCCGACGGTGCCGATCATCCTGGTTGGCTTGAAGAAGGATCTTCGTGAAGACCCGCTTGCCCAAGAAGAGATGCGCAAAAAGTCACTCAAGTTCACAACCCCCAAGCAAGGAAGCGACATGAAGGAGATGATCGGTGCACGCAAGTACCTCGAGTGCAGTTCACTGACCGGCGACGGCGTCGACGACGTTTTCGAAGCGGCAACCCGTGCTGCTCTTCTCTCAGTAGACAAGAAGGAAAACCCCGGCTGCGGATGCGTCGTACTATGA
- a CDS encoding mitochondrial 54S ribosomal protein mL40 — MNLFAFRSVFRPSKIPSTTQTTNIWQRTSQWQCRQQQQAQRTPTASFSSTTRMEKRAKGPGTDPRIVNIRYHLQHPLTPRPLHFSRNRFLRHWTIHRAWMLFLRKRRWAEERELERQYMAMRDACEHLRLLDNNGNRVSEAEAGGQGPDAGRLGTRGREVGRLYRSAMLKRGVWGSVPVEYGRVQTDFPSRDGWNHAWTRN, encoded by the exons ATGAACCTCTTCGCCTTCCGCTCGGTGTTCCGGCCCTCGAAAATACCGTCGACGACGCAAACTACAAATATCTGGCAACGCACATCGCAATGGCAATGTCGGCAACAACAACAGGCGCAAAGAACACCCAcagcctccttctcctccaCCACACGAATGGAGAAGCGAGCCAAAGGCCCCGGTACTGATCCGCGAATAG TAAACATCCGCTACCACCTCCAACACCCCCTAACCCCGCGCCCCCTCCACTTCTCCCGCAACCGCTTCCTCCGCCATTGGACTATTCACCGCGCCTGGATGCTTTTCCTGCGCAAGCGCCGCTGGGCTGAGGAGCGCGAGCTAGAGCGCCAATACATGGCGATGCGCGACGCCTGCGAGCACTTGCGCCTGTTGGATAACAACGGTAACCGCGTGAGTGAGGCAGAGGCTGGTGGTCAGGGACCGGATGCGGGGCGCTTGGGTACGAGGGGTCGGGAGGTGGGACGGTTGTATCGGAGTGCCATGTTGAAGAGGGGAGTGTGGGGGAGTGTGCCGGTGGAGTATGGGAGGGTTCAGACGGATTTCCCGAGTCGGGATGGGTGGAATCATGCGTGGACGAGGAATTGA